GCAAACCTTTTGGTTATGATAAAAAGGTGACCTGGACGTTTATGACGAAGTAATAGTATCTTGGGGCACTATGAAATTAATGATATCCCTGCTGTGCATCCTGTTATTTGTGGGATGCCAGCCAGCACCTAAAGTAGAAAAAGAACTGACTACTGATTTTGAAGGCAGCATTACCTATAAGCTTTTAGAATGGGACTCGAAAGATATGGATAGTGCAAGAGCCGTTGGGATGAGGGCTTTGGGGCCTAAAGACAGCCTGAGGGTTTTATTCAAAGAAGGCAGCTTTATGTCAATTATGGATAGCTCCACGATAGATTATTCTTATTTCAATCCTCACCTCAATAAATATTATACCAGGCTGGCCGGGGATGATTCCGTCTACGAAGATCCGGGAGATGTGCTGACCGAGGCAGGAAACTTCCTGTTGGATACCCGGCTGGAGTATAATACAGATACGATCCTGGGTTATGTCTGCAACCGGTTGATCATGAAGTATAAATTCTCGACCAAAACATATATCTACTCACCGGAAATTGCTACCAATCCAGAGTGGTATAAGCACTCGAAGGTTTATTACTTTGATGTGATGTACAAATTGATGAAAGCTTACTACTTAGGTATGCGGGTGGACCATCGGGACTATGCTTACGAGGTCCGTGCTATCAGTGTAATCCGCTCAGAACTACCGGACAGTGTTTTTCCGGATCCCAAACAAATGCTTATACACACAAGCTGGCAATAACTTCCCCAACTATCACAAAAAATCGGATATTTTCATAGAAATACCTATGTTTAAAATATGAAAAGTATCCTAACGGCAGCCTTATTGCTCGGCTGCACCAGCCTATACGCTCAGAAAACCCCGGCCACAGACACAGCCGATGGTAAATTCTCAAAAGGAGGCGCCAGCCGCAACCTGAACATGGATGCCGGCGTTACTACCGCTCACCAGGTAACCATCAAAGGCCAGGTAGTACCTTACAAAGTTACTGCCGGTACCATCCCTGTTTGGGACGATGATGGAAAAGTGATCGCAGGCGTTTTCTACACTTACTTCGAAAGATCAAACGTAGCAGACCGTAATGCCCGCCCATTGGTATTTTCTTTCAATGGCGGCCCCGGCACAGCCTCCGTATGGATGCAGATCGGTTATACCGGCCCGCGCATCCTCAAGATAGATGATGAAGGATATCCCGTACAGCCCTATGGCCTGAAAGACAATGCACATTCTATCCTGGACGTGGCGGATATTGTATACGTAGACCCTGTGAACACGGGCTTTTCAAGAATGGCCAATAAAGATGTGCAAGGCAGTAAGTTCTTTGGTGTGAACCAGGATGTACGTTACCTCGCAGAATGGATCAATACATTCATTACCCGTTATAAACGCTGGGCTTCCCCCAAATACCTTGTGGGCGAAAGTTATGGCACCACCCGTGTATCAGGACTGGCACTGGAATTACAGAACTCCCAGTGGATCTATGTAAATGGCGTAGTACTGGTATCGCCTACAGAATTAGGCATTGAAAGAGATGGTCCTATGGCCGCTGCACTCCGTTTACCATATTATGCAGCTACTGCATGGTACCATAAAGCCTTACCGGCAGACCTGCAGCAGAAAGACCTGCCAGTGATGTTACAGGAAGTGGAAGCATTTACCATCAAAGACTATATCCCTGCATTGGCAGAAGGTGGTTTTATCAGCGATGCCCGCAGGAAAGAGATCGCCGCTAAAGTAGCCCGCTATGCAGGTATTTCTGAGAAAGCGGTACTGCAGAATAACCTGGATATCCCCACTGGTTTCTTCTGGAAGGAACTGCTGCGTGAGCGTGGTTATACTGTGGGCAGGCTGGATTCCCGCTACCTGGGTATTGATCGTAAAGATGCAGGGCAGAATGTAGATTTCAATGCGGAATTAACTTCCTGGCTGCACTCTTTCACACCGGCTATCAATATGTACCTGAGAGAAGAACTGAACTATAAAACAGACCTGAAGTATTACATGTTCGGCCCTGTATTTCCATGGGATAATACAGGTAACAAAACAGGAGAGAATTTAAGGCAGGCCATGGCGCAGAACCCTTACCTGCACGTACTGATCCAGAGCGGTTATTACGATGGCGCCTGTGATTATTTCAATGCGAAATACAGCATGTGGCAAATGGACCCAAGCGGTAAACTGAAAGACCGCCTTTCCTGGGAAGGCTACCGCAGCGGGCACATGATGTATCTGCGTAAAGATGACCTCGCCACCAGTAACGAACATCTAAGGGAATTCATTCAGAAGTCTATTCCCAAAGCGGGACAGGCTGCAAAATATTAAGTAGAAGAACGGCGCTTTCACCAGGTGCCGTTTTTTTATGTGACCGGGCTGTTGATCGCTGACCTGGCCGCCGTTGTGTCACTCACTTGTACGGCAGGAAGGGGCTCGGCTGAGTGCTGTTCTTTTAATTATGTTAAATAG
This DNA window, taken from Chitinophaga niabensis, encodes the following:
- a CDS encoding S10 family peptidase, whose translation is MKSILTAALLLGCTSLYAQKTPATDTADGKFSKGGASRNLNMDAGVTTAHQVTIKGQVVPYKVTAGTIPVWDDDGKVIAGVFYTYFERSNVADRNARPLVFSFNGGPGTASVWMQIGYTGPRILKIDDEGYPVQPYGLKDNAHSILDVADIVYVDPVNTGFSRMANKDVQGSKFFGVNQDVRYLAEWINTFITRYKRWASPKYLVGESYGTTRVSGLALELQNSQWIYVNGVVLVSPTELGIERDGPMAAALRLPYYAATAWYHKALPADLQQKDLPVMLQEVEAFTIKDYIPALAEGGFISDARRKEIAAKVARYAGISEKAVLQNNLDIPTGFFWKELLRERGYTVGRLDSRYLGIDRKDAGQNVDFNAELTSWLHSFTPAINMYLREELNYKTDLKYYMFGPVFPWDNTGNKTGENLRQAMAQNPYLHVLIQSGYYDGACDYFNAKYSMWQMDPSGKLKDRLSWEGYRSGHMMYLRKDDLATSNEHLREFIQKSIPKAGQAAKY